One genomic region from Enterobacter hormaechei ATCC 49162 encodes:
- the flgN gene encoding flagella biosynthesis chaperone FlgN produces the protein MSRLSEILDQMTVVLNDLKTVMDAEQHHLSSGQLNGSALQRITEDKSSLLATLDYLEKQRRAEQDAKRSANDEINERWQTITEKTQHLRDLNQHNGWLLEGQIIRNQQALEVLKPYKEPGLYGADGQTATARITGGKKISI, from the coding sequence ATGAGTCGACTGTCAGAAATACTGGATCAGATGACGGTGGTCCTGAACGACCTGAAAACGGTGATGGATGCAGAACAGCACCACCTCTCTTCTGGTCAACTCAACGGCAGCGCGTTGCAACGCATTACTGAAGATAAAAGCTCGCTGCTGGCGACCCTGGATTATCTGGAAAAACAGCGACGCGCTGAGCAAGACGCGAAACGCAGCGCCAATGATGAGATCAATGAACGCTGGCAGACCATTACAGAAAAAACCCAGCATCTTCGCGATCTCAACCAGCACAACGGCTGGCTGCTGGAAGGTCAGATTATCCGTAATCAGCAGGCGCTTGAAGTGTTAAAGCCCTATAAAGAGCCGGGGCTGTACGGTGCGGATGGTCAGACGGCCACGGCACGTATCACGGGCGGGAAAAAGATTTCGATTTGA
- the flgM gene encoding flagellar biosynthesis anti-sigma factor FlgM: MSIDRTSALKPVSTVQPRETNEAAPQKTRLEKTSTANSTSVTLSDAQSKLMQPGSSDINMERVEALKTAIRNGELKMDTSKIADALIQDAQSFLQSN; this comes from the coding sequence ATGAGCATTGATCGTACATCAGCCCTGAAGCCGGTTAGCACTGTACAACCTCGCGAAACGAATGAGGCTGCCCCGCAAAAAACGCGTCTGGAAAAAACGTCGACGGCTAACAGCACCAGCGTCACGCTGAGCGATGCGCAGTCGAAGCTGATGCAGCCAGGCAGCAGCGATATCAACATGGAACGTGTTGAAGCGCTGAAAACGGCTATCCGTAACGGCGAACTGAAAATGGATACCAGCAAAATCGCTGATGCGCTGATTCAGGACGCACAGAGTTTCCTCCAGAGTAACTAA